Proteins co-encoded in one Pseudarthrobacter chlorophenolicus A6 genomic window:
- the ispD gene encoding 2-C-methyl-D-erythritol 4-phosphate cytidylyltransferase: MSETPTRPVTTVILVAAGSGQRLGYGMPKAAVPLGGETILMHALRGIVASGVSSQVCVVLPEGDDGLRSLCDAFREELADGGPLLTVVDGGPTRADSVRQGIGALMDGIEAVLVHDAARALTPEGVFHRVVDALAAGAEAVIPAVPVVDTVKTVTPTPAGDHAVAPEMVAGTAARENLRAVQTPQGFRAETLRRAHEAAQELEPAEAAAVTDDAMLVEMTGTNVYVVRGSTQSLKITTPLDLIFAEGLLEGPLGARWVEG, translated from the coding sequence ATGAGCGAAACACCAACCCGCCCGGTCACCACGGTGATCCTGGTGGCTGCAGGTTCTGGACAGCGGCTTGGCTACGGCATGCCCAAAGCAGCCGTGCCCCTGGGCGGCGAGACCATCCTGATGCATGCCCTGAGGGGCATCGTCGCGTCCGGCGTGTCCAGCCAGGTTTGCGTGGTCCTTCCCGAGGGCGACGACGGCCTGCGCTCCCTCTGCGACGCTTTCCGGGAAGAGCTGGCCGACGGCGGCCCGCTCCTGACCGTGGTTGACGGCGGCCCCACCCGGGCGGACTCGGTCCGGCAGGGCATTGGTGCCTTGATGGACGGAATCGAAGCCGTTCTGGTGCACGATGCCGCCAGGGCGCTGACCCCCGAAGGCGTTTTCCACCGGGTGGTCGACGCCCTCGCGGCCGGGGCCGAAGCTGTCATCCCCGCCGTCCCTGTGGTGGACACCGTCAAGACCGTGACACCCACGCCTGCCGGGGACCACGCCGTCGCACCCGAAATGGTGGCCGGGACCGCAGCACGCGAAAACCTCCGCGCCGTTCAGACACCGCAGGGCTTCCGCGCGGAGACCCTGCGCCGTGCCCACGAAGCAGCACAGGAGCTGGAGCCGGCCGAGGCAGCCGCCGTCACTGACGATGCGATGCTCGTCGAGATGACCGGCACCAACGTCTACGTGGTGCGCGGTTCCACACAGTCCCTCAAGATCACCACGCCCCTGGACCTTATCTTCGCTGAAGGCCTCCTGGAAGGTCCCCTCGGAGCCCGGTGGGTGGAGGGGTGA
- the ispF gene encoding 2-C-methyl-D-erythritol 2,4-cyclodiphosphate synthase, whose product MIIPRTGIGVDVHAFAAEGEARQLWVGGLLWPGERGLAGHSDGDPVAHAAADALFSAAGIGDLGTHFGTDRPEFAGASGVTLLAEAARIVRAAGFEIGNIAVQFVANRPKFGPRREESQQVLSDAAGAPVSVTATTSDGLGFTGRGEGISAVATALVYPRLSESIG is encoded by the coding sequence ATGATCATTCCACGTACGGGAATTGGCGTGGACGTCCACGCTTTCGCTGCGGAGGGGGAGGCGCGCCAGCTCTGGGTGGGCGGGCTCCTCTGGCCGGGTGAGCGCGGCCTGGCCGGACATTCCGACGGCGACCCGGTAGCCCACGCGGCTGCCGATGCATTGTTCTCCGCTGCCGGCATCGGCGACCTGGGCACCCACTTCGGCACCGACCGGCCGGAGTTTGCCGGCGCGTCCGGGGTCACCCTGCTGGCCGAGGCTGCGCGGATTGTCCGGGCGGCCGGCTTTGAGATCGGCAACATCGCGGTGCAGTTCGTGGCCAACCGCCCCAAGTTCGGACCCCGCCGCGAGGAATCGCAGCAGGTCCTCTCGGATGCTGCCGGGGCCCCGGTCAGCGTCACCGCCACCACCAGCGACGGCCTCGGATTCACGGGCCGCGGCGAAGGGATCTCCGCGGTGGCCACCGCCTTGGTCTACCCGCGCCTTTCCGAATCAATTGGCTAA
- the cysS gene encoding cysteine--tRNA ligase, translating into MTLRFYDTASAEVRNFVPLVAGRASLYYCGATVQGMPHVGHIRSAIAFDQLTRWLTHRGLRVTVVRNVTDIDDKILAKSEASFASGFQPEPGEIPGEEWWALAYRYEQEFLKAYDALGVSRPTYEPRATGHIPEMHALIQQLIDRGHAYPALDDSGDVYFDVRSWSKYGALTRQNIDDMQAAADADPRGKRDPRDFALWKGSKEGEPATASWASPWGAGRPGWHLECSAMVTKYLGTEFDIHGGGLDLRFPHHENEMAQSQAAGHPFANFWMHNGMVTYEGEKMSKSIGNTISPAEMLELASPRVVRYYLGQAHYRSILDYRPTSLQEAAAAVERIDGFLAKAVARFGTDFGFVEGDYGPSTGAVEAFYAAMDDDLNVPRALAALHETVRAGNTALADGDDDSARKAMNAVVIMTDVLGLNAVAGSEKTSTREAEALAVLVEAQLAARATARAEKDWSASDAIRDTLNEAGVVVEDGADGPTWSLKRD; encoded by the coding sequence GTGACCCTGCGCTTCTATGACACTGCCTCCGCCGAAGTCCGGAACTTCGTCCCCCTCGTAGCCGGAAGGGCCAGCCTCTACTACTGCGGGGCGACCGTGCAGGGCATGCCCCACGTGGGCCACATCCGTTCTGCGATCGCGTTCGACCAGCTGACCCGCTGGCTGACCCACCGCGGGCTGCGGGTCACGGTGGTCCGCAACGTCACCGACATTGACGACAAGATCCTCGCCAAGTCAGAGGCATCGTTCGCCTCCGGTTTCCAGCCGGAACCGGGCGAAATTCCGGGCGAGGAATGGTGGGCGCTGGCCTACCGCTACGAACAGGAATTCCTCAAGGCCTACGACGCCCTGGGTGTCTCCCGCCCCACCTACGAACCCCGCGCCACCGGCCACATCCCGGAAATGCACGCCCTGATCCAGCAACTGATTGACCGCGGGCACGCCTACCCCGCGCTGGACGATTCCGGCGATGTGTACTTCGACGTGCGCTCCTGGAGCAAGTACGGCGCCCTGACGCGGCAGAACATCGATGACATGCAGGCGGCCGCCGACGCCGACCCCCGGGGTAAGCGGGACCCCCGCGACTTCGCGCTGTGGAAGGGTTCCAAGGAGGGCGAACCTGCCACCGCCAGCTGGGCGTCGCCGTGGGGTGCCGGCCGCCCCGGCTGGCACCTGGAGTGCTCGGCGATGGTCACCAAGTACCTTGGCACTGAATTCGACATCCACGGCGGCGGACTGGACCTGCGGTTCCCGCACCACGAGAACGAGATGGCGCAATCCCAGGCCGCCGGCCACCCCTTCGCCAACTTCTGGATGCACAACGGCATGGTCACCTACGAGGGCGAGAAAATGTCCAAGTCCATCGGCAACACCATCAGCCCCGCCGAAATGCTGGAACTCGCGTCGCCCCGCGTGGTGCGTTACTACCTCGGCCAGGCCCATTACCGGTCGATCCTGGACTACCGCCCAACCTCCCTGCAGGAGGCTGCCGCCGCCGTCGAACGAATCGATGGGTTCCTGGCGAAAGCCGTGGCGCGCTTCGGCACCGACTTCGGCTTCGTGGAAGGGGACTACGGCCCCTCGACGGGTGCGGTTGAGGCCTTCTACGCCGCCATGGACGACGACCTGAACGTCCCGCGCGCCTTGGCGGCACTGCATGAGACGGTGCGGGCGGGGAACACTGCCCTTGCCGACGGCGATGACGACTCCGCGCGCAAGGCGATGAACGCCGTCGTCATCATGACCGACGTCCTGGGTCTCAACGCCGTCGCCGGCTCGGAGAAAACCAGCACGAGGGAAGCCGAGGCACTGGCTGTCCTGGTGGAAGCGCAGCTGGCCGCCCGCGCCACGGCCCGCGCCGAAAAGGACTGGTCAGCATCCGATGCCATCCGCGACACCTTGAACGAGGCCGGCGTGGTGGTGGAGGACGGCGCGGACGGCCCCACCTGGAGCCTGAAACGGGACTGA
- the rlmB gene encoding 23S rRNA (guanosine(2251)-2'-O)-methyltransferase RlmB — translation MANNGRRSVKAKKGPTIGTGGHGRKALEGKGPTPKAEDRPYHKAHKAKQLSERSAAKRNPGARSAGAGKSGPKGRATEEVVTGRNSVVEALRAGIPAKALHVAIRIEMDDRVKESLKLAAERGIPLLETGKPELDRMTDDAVHQGLVLQIPPYDYADAYELAEETVEKWKKGHISNAPLFVALDGITDPRNLGAIIRSVSAFSGHGVIVPERRSVGVTASAWKTSAGAAVRVPVARASNLNSALKQFKNMGIFVLGLDGDGDVSLPDLSLATEPVCIVVGSEGKGLSRLVRENCDQIVSIPIDSAMESLNASMAVGITLYEVSRQRAAK, via the coding sequence ATGGCCAACAATGGTCGCCGATCGGTTAAAGCGAAGAAGGGCCCAACCATCGGGACCGGTGGCCATGGCCGCAAGGCCCTGGAAGGCAAGGGCCCCACGCCCAAGGCGGAGGACCGTCCTTACCACAAGGCGCACAAGGCCAAGCAGCTCTCAGAGCGCTCGGCCGCCAAGCGCAACCCCGGTGCCCGCAGCGCCGGTGCGGGCAAGTCAGGCCCCAAGGGCCGCGCCACTGAAGAAGTGGTCACCGGGCGCAACTCGGTGGTGGAAGCCCTCCGCGCCGGCATTCCCGCGAAGGCACTGCACGTCGCCATCCGTATCGAAATGGATGACCGGGTCAAGGAGTCCCTCAAACTGGCAGCCGAACGCGGCATCCCGCTGCTGGAAACCGGCAAGCCTGAACTGGACCGGATGACCGACGACGCCGTCCACCAGGGCCTCGTCCTGCAGATCCCGCCCTACGATTACGCCGATGCCTACGAGCTCGCCGAAGAAACCGTGGAGAAGTGGAAGAAGGGGCACATCAGCAACGCCCCGCTGTTCGTCGCCCTGGACGGCATCACCGATCCCCGCAACCTTGGCGCCATCATCCGTTCCGTCTCTGCCTTCAGCGGGCACGGCGTGATTGTTCCGGAGCGCCGCTCCGTTGGCGTCACCGCCTCGGCGTGGAAGACGAGCGCGGGCGCGGCGGTCCGCGTGCCGGTGGCCCGGGCCTCAAACCTGAACAGCGCCCTCAAGCAGTTCAAGAACATGGGCATCTTTGTCCTGGGCCTGGACGGCGACGGCGACGTGTCGCTGCCGGACCTGAGCCTCGCCACCGAACCGGTGTGCATCGTGGTGGGTTCCGAAGGCAAGGGCCTGAGCCGGCTGGTCCGCGAAAACTGCGACCAGATCGTCTCCATTCCCATCGACTCGGCCATGGAATCGCTCAACGCGTCAATGGCCGTGGGCATCACCCTGTACGAAGTCTCGCGCCAGCGCGCAGCCAAGTAG
- the glgX gene encoding glycogen debranching protein GlgX — protein MVMPLFDTASTMDASTAVPLGVSVPRADSGGSGPEDRGRANVACYAPGVPSLEIVYQPPGGEWRVQPLPNVTHGVHHGIVADLPPGSRYGFRPAAGEQSLPVAVPANGLDQDGSRPLLDPYGRAVDLRDGLLTSARTAGDFDWGTDSRLRLPWRNTIIYEAHVRGQTMLHPDVPEELRGTYAGMAHPAVLEHLKGLGITSVQLLPVHFHLDEPHLQDLGLTNYWGYNTAAFFALHPGYATSAAQDAGPQAVQNEFKAMVKAFHEAGLEVILDVVYNHTAEGGADGQTISFRGLGEDRYYRTDGHGKYLDTTGCGNSLNFAEPRVVQLVLDSLRYWVDEFHIDGFRFDLAVTLCRNGDNEFDPRHPFLVAVAADPVLSDTKLIAEPWDVGYGGWQTGRFPMGWVDWNDHFRDSVRSFWLADRAALESGGQGGSVAKLADALSGSAALFEASGRSRLASVNYVTAHDGFTLNDLVSYDRKHNEANGEQNRDGHGDNRSYNHGVEGPTEDGEILARRAQSRRNMMASLMISLGVPMITAGDELARTQQGNNNAYCQDNALTWVDWTRTPESHEMLRSTKRYIRLRKEFLAAQPHHFPVRDEQSYLYWYDHNGQPMSMERWNDPQHRVMQLLLGSDDGELAGLVVVNGTGSDITITLPPLAAEGTGPRMFELRLTTSPLHEQRQGGLVASGEKDLVEANSISIYRNA, from the coding sequence ATGGTCATGCCGCTCTTCGACACCGCCTCCACCATGGACGCCTCTACGGCGGTTCCCCTCGGTGTCAGCGTCCCGCGCGCTGATTCAGGCGGCTCCGGCCCGGAGGACAGGGGCAGGGCCAACGTCGCCTGCTACGCCCCCGGTGTGCCCAGCCTGGAAATCGTGTACCAGCCCCCGGGCGGCGAATGGCGAGTCCAGCCGCTGCCGAACGTTACCCACGGAGTCCACCACGGTATCGTCGCGGACCTGCCCCCGGGCTCGCGCTATGGCTTCCGCCCCGCCGCCGGCGAACAGTCGCTGCCTGTGGCGGTACCGGCCAACGGCCTGGACCAGGACGGCAGCCGCCCGCTGCTTGACCCGTACGGCCGGGCAGTGGACCTGCGCGACGGCCTCCTCACCAGCGCACGCACGGCTGGCGACTTTGACTGGGGAACGGACAGCCGCCTCAGGCTGCCGTGGCGGAACACCATCATCTACGAAGCGCATGTCCGCGGGCAGACCATGCTCCACCCCGATGTCCCCGAAGAACTCCGCGGGACCTACGCGGGGATGGCGCACCCGGCGGTCCTTGAGCACCTCAAAGGACTGGGAATCACGTCCGTGCAGCTGCTGCCGGTCCACTTCCACCTGGACGAACCTCACCTGCAGGACCTCGGCCTGACAAATTACTGGGGCTACAACACTGCGGCTTTCTTCGCCCTGCATCCCGGCTATGCCACGAGTGCAGCCCAGGACGCCGGTCCGCAGGCGGTCCAGAACGAGTTCAAGGCCATGGTCAAGGCTTTCCACGAGGCAGGACTGGAAGTCATCCTCGATGTGGTCTACAACCACACCGCGGAGGGCGGCGCGGACGGGCAGACCATCAGCTTCCGCGGGCTGGGGGAGGACCGTTACTACCGGACAGACGGCCACGGGAAGTACCTGGACACCACCGGGTGCGGAAACAGCCTCAACTTTGCCGAGCCCCGCGTTGTGCAGCTGGTCCTCGACTCGCTGCGGTACTGGGTGGACGAATTCCACATTGACGGGTTCCGCTTCGACCTGGCTGTGACGTTGTGCCGGAACGGCGATAACGAATTCGACCCCCGGCACCCCTTCCTGGTGGCCGTTGCCGCCGATCCGGTCCTGTCCGACACCAAACTCATCGCCGAGCCGTGGGACGTAGGCTACGGCGGCTGGCAGACGGGCCGCTTCCCCATGGGCTGGGTTGACTGGAACGACCATTTCCGGGATTCCGTCCGGTCATTCTGGCTCGCCGACCGGGCAGCACTGGAGTCCGGGGGACAGGGCGGCTCGGTGGCAAAACTGGCCGACGCCCTGTCCGGCTCCGCCGCGCTCTTTGAAGCCTCCGGCCGGTCGCGCCTCGCGTCTGTCAACTACGTGACCGCCCACGACGGCTTTACGCTGAACGACCTTGTGTCCTACGACAGGAAGCACAACGAAGCCAACGGCGAACAAAACCGCGACGGGCACGGCGACAACCGAAGCTACAACCACGGCGTCGAGGGGCCCACCGAGGACGGCGAGATCCTGGCCAGGCGCGCCCAGTCGCGCCGCAACATGATGGCGTCGCTGATGATCTCCCTTGGCGTTCCCATGATTACCGCCGGAGACGAACTGGCACGCACCCAGCAGGGGAACAACAACGCCTACTGCCAGGACAACGCCCTCACCTGGGTGGACTGGACGCGCACCCCGGAATCACACGAGATGCTCCGCAGCACCAAGCGGTACATCCGGCTCCGCAAGGAGTTCCTGGCCGCGCAGCCGCACCACTTCCCGGTCCGGGACGAGCAGTCCTACCTGTACTGGTACGACCACAACGGCCAACCGATGTCCATGGAACGCTGGAACGATCCGCAGCACCGTGTGATGCAACTGCTCCTCGGCTCCGATGACGGCGAGCTGGCGGGCCTTGTGGTGGTGAACGGAACCGGTTCGGATATCACCATCACCCTTCCGCCGCTGGCCGCGGAAGGCACGGGTCCGCGGATGTTCGAACTGCGGCTCACCACCTCCCCGCTTCACGAGCAGCGGCAGGGTGGCCTGGTGGCTTCGGGTGAAAAGGACCTGGTGGAGGCCAACTCCATCAGTATCTACCGCAACGCCTAG
- a CDS encoding ribonuclease domain-containing protein, which translates to MRNRNILPLLLAALVVVAVLVFGGQGVLGQLTEGTTTAPATGAAASASASPAQSRPAQAAPAPAQKNPSGLPAIRESQLPAEGRRILALIRAGGPYRYSQDDQAFGNFEGILPRRDRGYYREYTVPTPGESDRGARRIVAGADGDKYYTGDHYESFSFITEGS; encoded by the coding sequence ATGCGCAACCGCAACATCCTGCCCCTGCTGCTTGCCGCCCTGGTGGTTGTGGCAGTGCTGGTCTTCGGCGGCCAGGGCGTCCTGGGCCAGTTGACGGAGGGCACGACGACGGCGCCCGCCACCGGCGCGGCGGCCTCCGCGTCCGCGTCCCCGGCGCAGTCGCGCCCGGCCCAGGCGGCACCGGCGCCCGCGCAAAAGAACCCCTCCGGCCTGCCAGCCATCAGGGAGTCCCAGCTGCCGGCCGAAGGGCGCCGGATCCTGGCCCTGATCCGCGCGGGCGGACCGTACCGGTACAGCCAGGACGACCAGGCGTTTGGCAACTTTGAAGGCATCCTGCCCCGCCGGGACCGTGGCTACTACCGCGAATACACTGTGCCCACGCCGGGGGAGTCAGACCGCGGCGCCCGCAGGATAGTTGCCGGTGCTGACGGCGATAAGTACTACACCGGCGACCACTACGAATCGTTCTCGTTCATTACGGAAGGCAGTTAG
- a CDS encoding barstar family protein, whose amino-acid sequence MKIYSGDTWTLEELQEQVADAGRRSLVIPPADSKRAVLETFGEVLSFPEHYGVNLDALNDSLHDFADSISDNGNSPVTVLWQVAAPFRSDRSFGILCEILQDAESYAGKDLRVTAVLL is encoded by the coding sequence ATGAAGATCTACTCCGGCGACACCTGGACCCTTGAGGAACTGCAGGAGCAGGTGGCGGACGCGGGCCGCCGCAGCCTGGTCATCCCTCCGGCCGACAGCAAAAGGGCGGTCCTGGAAACCTTCGGCGAAGTCCTGAGCTTTCCGGAGCACTACGGGGTCAACCTCGATGCGCTGAACGATTCGCTGCATGATTTCGCGGACAGCATTTCGGACAACGGCAACTCCCCTGTCACCGTCCTCTGGCAGGTGGCGGCACCGTTCCGCTCCGACAGGTCGTTCGGGATCCTCTGCGAAATCCTTCAGGACGCAGAGAGCTACGCAGGCAAGGACCTGAGGGTCACCGCCGTCCTCCTGTAA
- the glgP gene encoding alpha-glucan family phosphorylase — MKAIRRFTVRTVLPEPIRPLARLASNLRWSWHRPTRELFAGLNPALWQESGQDPVGFLGMVSREEFQQLATNQEVVEKVRAAEADLNRYLEEPRWYQGLGPAAPASIAYFSPEFGITEVLPQYSGGLGILAGDHLKAASDLGVPLIGVGLLYQAGYFKQSLSRDAWQQETYPVLDPDGLPLTLLREPSPDGNGKPVQVSLPLPNGRRLLAHIWRADVGRVPLLLLDSNVPGNDDAARSITDRLYGGGGDHRLQQELLLGMGGVKALRAFQKLTGTAAPEVFHTNEGHAGFLGIERIQELMSGEQALTFDEALTAGRASTVFTTHTPVPAGIDRFEIAQISHFFQAGLAPDVPVDRILELGRENYSDGNPSVFNMAVMGLRLAQRANGVAKLHGEVSRGMFSALWPGFDHSEVPITSVTNGVHVPTWVDSRISQLARDQFGSEAEANGRWDLAYNVSDADVWALRRKLRSALVDDVRRRLRAAWKKRGAADAELGWTEHVLDPDVLTIGFARRVPTYKRLTLMLREPERLKALLLHKEHPIQLVIAGKSHPADDAGKKMIQDLVRFTDDPEVRHRIAFLPNYDIAMARTLFPGCDVWLNNPLRPLEACGTSGMKAALNGSLNLSVLDGWWDEMYDGENGWAIPTANNGASPEERDDIEAAALYELLESQVAPRFYGSTVSAAAGAAGPSTSAAERVPTHWVSMIKHTLSHLGPAVSAERMLRDYVNILYRPAAEAGRSASATGYAQARSLASWTAKVRSAWPQVHVEHVDSVGVSEDPQIGDTLQVNAYVALSGLTPEDVCVEVAYGRAEESDTLTDITIMELQVKEDLGNGRHLFSGSLVIDRSGPFGYTVRVLPRHEGLASKAELGLIVNA, encoded by the coding sequence GTGAAGGCAATCCGCAGGTTTACGGTCCGTACAGTCCTCCCCGAACCCATCCGGCCGCTGGCCCGGTTGGCCAGCAATTTGCGCTGGTCCTGGCACCGCCCCACTCGGGAACTTTTCGCTGGCCTCAACCCGGCACTGTGGCAGGAAAGCGGCCAGGACCCGGTGGGTTTCCTGGGCATGGTCAGCCGCGAGGAGTTCCAGCAACTGGCCACCAACCAGGAAGTGGTGGAGAAGGTGCGGGCAGCCGAGGCGGACCTCAACCGCTACCTCGAGGAGCCCCGCTGGTACCAGGGACTGGGACCGGCCGCTCCTGCCTCCATCGCCTACTTTTCCCCTGAGTTCGGCATCACCGAAGTCCTGCCGCAGTACTCCGGCGGCCTTGGCATCCTTGCCGGCGACCACCTCAAGGCGGCCTCGGACCTGGGCGTGCCGCTGATCGGCGTGGGACTGCTGTACCAGGCCGGCTACTTCAAGCAGTCCCTTTCCCGCGACGCCTGGCAGCAGGAAACCTACCCCGTACTGGACCCTGACGGCCTGCCCCTCACGCTGCTCCGCGAGCCCTCCCCGGACGGCAACGGCAAACCGGTCCAGGTCTCCTTGCCGCTCCCCAACGGCCGGCGCCTGCTGGCACACATCTGGCGGGCCGACGTCGGACGCGTCCCCCTCCTGCTCCTGGACTCCAACGTTCCGGGAAATGACGACGCCGCCCGCAGCATCACCGACCGTCTTTACGGCGGCGGCGGTGACCACCGGCTTCAGCAGGAACTGCTGCTGGGCATGGGCGGCGTGAAGGCGTTGCGCGCGTTCCAGAAGCTGACCGGCACGGCGGCTCCCGAAGTGTTCCACACCAACGAAGGCCACGCGGGCTTCCTGGGCATCGAACGTATCCAGGAGCTGATGTCCGGTGAGCAGGCACTGACGTTCGATGAAGCCCTCACGGCCGGGCGTGCCTCCACGGTATTCACCACGCACACCCCCGTACCGGCAGGCATCGACAGGTTCGAGATTGCCCAGATCAGCCACTTCTTCCAGGCCGGGCTGGCGCCCGACGTGCCGGTGGACCGCATCCTGGAACTGGGGCGCGAGAACTACTCCGACGGAAACCCGTCCGTCTTCAACATGGCTGTGATGGGCCTGCGCCTGGCCCAGCGCGCCAATGGTGTGGCCAAGCTCCACGGCGAGGTGTCCCGCGGGATGTTCTCGGCACTGTGGCCCGGCTTCGACCACTCCGAGGTGCCCATCACCTCGGTGACCAACGGCGTGCACGTGCCCACCTGGGTGGACAGCCGGATCTCCCAGCTGGCCCGGGACCAGTTCGGCAGCGAAGCGGAGGCCAACGGCCGCTGGGACCTGGCGTACAACGTCAGCGACGCGGACGTTTGGGCGCTCCGGCGTAAGCTGCGTTCGGCGCTGGTGGACGACGTGCGCCGCCGCCTGCGCGCGGCGTGGAAGAAGCGTGGCGCCGCCGACGCCGAACTGGGCTGGACCGAACACGTCCTGGACCCGGACGTACTCACCATCGGGTTCGCCCGCCGTGTTCCCACCTACAAGCGGCTCACGCTGATGCTGCGCGAACCGGAACGGCTGAAGGCGTTGCTGCTCCATAAGGAGCACCCCATCCAGCTGGTCATCGCCGGCAAGTCCCACCCGGCCGATGACGCCGGCAAGAAGATGATCCAGGACCTGGTCCGGTTCACGGACGATCCCGAGGTCCGCCACCGGATCGCGTTCCTGCCGAACTATGACATTGCCATGGCAAGGACCCTGTTCCCGGGCTGCGACGTCTGGCTGAACAACCCGTTGCGGCCCCTTGAGGCCTGCGGCACGTCAGGCATGAAGGCCGCACTGAACGGCTCGCTGAACCTGTCCGTGCTGGACGGCTGGTGGGATGAGATGTACGACGGCGAGAACGGCTGGGCCATTCCGACGGCCAACAACGGCGCATCGCCCGAAGAGCGCGACGATATCGAGGCTGCCGCGCTGTACGAGCTGCTTGAAAGCCAGGTGGCGCCGAGGTTCTACGGCAGCACGGTGTCGGCGGCCGCGGGCGCTGCGGGACCGTCGACGTCGGCGGCCGAGCGGGTGCCCACGCATTGGGTGTCCATGATCAAGCACACGTTGTCCCACCTGGGGCCGGCGGTTTCGGCAGAGCGAATGCTCCGCGACTACGTCAACATCCTGTACCGTCCCGCGGCGGAGGCCGGCCGCAGCGCCAGTGCCACCGGCTACGCCCAGGCACGGTCGCTGGCGTCGTGGACGGCGAAGGTGCGCTCGGCCTGGCCGCAGGTGCATGTGGAGCATGTGGACTCGGTGGGCGTCTCCGAGGATCCGCAGATCGGGGACACCCTCCAGGTCAACGCGTACGTGGCCCTCAGCGGCCTGACCCCCGAGGACGTCTGCGTGGAGGTTGCGTACGGCCGGGCTGAGGAAAGCGACACCCTGACGGACATCACCATCATGGAGCTGCAGGTGAAGGAGGACCTGGGCAATGGCCGCCACCTCTTCAGCGGTTCCCTGGTGATCGACAGGTCCGGGCCGTTCGGCTACACCGTCCGTGTCCTGCCGCGGCATGAAGGACTTGCGTCCAAGGCCGAACTGGGGCTGATCGTCAACGCGTAG